Below is a window of Halolamina sp. CBA1230 DNA.
CTTCGCGGCCGCCGGGGCTCGGCGGAACGAACGGTCAGTTTCGCCGGTTCTACACGGACGTAACTGACCGTTCGACCCGGCGGTTCAGAAGGCTTTTGCAGGGGCCGTTGGTAGTTCGTGCCAGCATGCCTGCGGACTTCAACTGGGCCATCGGTGGCGAAGCCGGCGATGGCATCGACTCCACCGGGAAGATCTTCGCGAGAGCGCTCTCCCGGGCCGGTCGACACGTGTTCACCTCGAAGGATTTCGCCTCCCGTATCCGAGGTGGGTACACGGCGTACAAAGTTCGGACCGCCATCGACCAAGTAGAGAGCACCGTCGACCGTCTCGACGTGCTGATCGCGCTGACCCAGCGCACCGTCGACGAGAACATCGACGAGCTCCACGAGGGGTCGGTGATCATCTACGACGGCGAGCGCACGTCGATGCAGGATCTCGAGATCCCGGAGGGGATGATCGGGATGGACATCCCCCTCAAGTCGCTGGCCGAGGACGCCGGCGGCGCGATCATGCGCAACATCGTCGCGCTGGGCGCCGCGTGTGAGGTGACGGAGTTCCCGATCGAACATCTCGGCTCCTCGCTGGAGAAACGCTTCAGCGACAAGGGCCAGTCGATCGTCGAGAACAACAAGACCGCCGCCGACCTCGGCGCCGAGTACGTCCAGGACAACTACGAGACCGAGAGCGCCGAGTTCGAGTACGAGCTCGAGACCACCGACGAGGACTACGTCCTGATCAACGGCGACGAGGCGATCGGGATGGGCGCCATCGCCGCCGGCTGCCGGTTCTACTCGGGCTACCCCATCACGCCCGCGACCGACGTGATGGAGTACCTCACCGGCCGGCTGGAGCGCTACGGCGGCCACGTCGTGCAGGCCGAGGACGAGCTCTCGGCGATCAACATGGCACTCGGTGCCGCCCGGGCCGGCGCGCGGTCGATGACCGCCACCTCCGGCCCCGGGATCGACCTGATGGCCGAGACGTTCGGCCTCGTCGCCCAGAGCGAGACGCCGCTGGTGATCTGTGACGTGATGCGTTCGGGCCCCTCGACGGGGATGCCGACCAAGCAGGAGCAGGGCGACCTCAACATGACGCTGTTCGGCGGCCACGGCGAGATCCCGCGGTTCGTGGTCGCGCCGACGACCATCTCGGAGTGTTTCTGGAAAACTGTCGAGGCGTTCAACCTCGCCGAGAAGTACCAGACGCCCGTCTACCTGGTTTCGGACCTCGAGATGGCGGTGACCGAGCAGACGTTCCCGCCGGAGGCGTTCGACATGGACGACGTCGAGATCGACCGCGGGAAGATCGTCGACGAGGACGAGGTCGAGGAGTGGCTCGACGACGAGGGTCGCTTCCGGGCCCACGCCGACACCGAGGACGGCGTCAGCCCGCGCGCGCTGCCGGGGACGACCGACGGCGCCCACATGTCCACGGGGCTGGAACACAACGAGCTCGGCCGCCGGACCGAGGACACGGATATCCGCGTCGAGCAGGTCCAGAAGCGCCAGCGAAAGGCCGAGACCGCCGAGGCGGAGGAGGACTGGAGCCCCCGCGAGTTCGGCAACGCCGACTCCGACAACCTCGTCGTCTCCTGGGGGTCGAACGAGGGGACCATCGTCGAGGCGATGGACCACCTCGACGAGGACGACCCGGACTTCCAGTTCCTCTCGGTGCCGTACCTGTTCCCGCGGCCGGACCTGACCGAGGCGGTCGAGGACGCCGAGCAGGTGGTCGTCGTCGAGTGTAACGCGACCGGGCAGTTCGCGGACGTGCTCGAGCACGACACGCTCGAGCGCGTGGATCGAGTGAACAAGTACAACGGCGTCGGCTTCAAGGCCGACGAACTGGCCGCGGAGATCACGGAGGTGCTCCAATGAGCAGCGACGTTCAATTCATCGACTTCAAATCCGACAAGCAGCCCACCTGGTGTCCCGGATGCGGCGACTTCGGGACGATGAACGGCATGATGAAGGCGCTGGCGAACACGGGGAACGACCCCGACAACACGTTCGTCGTCGCCGGCATCGGCTGTTCGGGCAAGATCGGCACGTACATGCACAGCTACGCGCTCCACGGCGTCCACGGCCGCGCGCTACCCGTGGGCACGGGCGTGAAGATGGCCAACCCCGACCTCGAAGTGATGGTCGCGGGCGGCGACGGCGACGGCTACTCCATCGGTGCCGGCCACTTCGTCCACGCGGTGCGGCGCAACGTGGACATGAGCTACATCGTGATGGACAACCGCATCTACGGCCTCACCAAGGGCCAGGCCTCGCCGACCAGCCGCGAGGACTTCGAGACGGCGACGACGCCCGAGGGGCCGAAGCAGCCGCCGGTCAACCCCCTCGCGCTCGCGCTGTCGGCGGGCGGGACGTTCATCGCCCAGTCGTTCGCCTCCGACTCCCAGCGCCACACGGAGCTGGTCCAGGAGGCCATCGAGCACGACGGGTTCGGCTTCGTCAACGTGTTCTCGCCGTGTGTCACGTTCAACGACACGGACACGTACGACTACTTCCGCGACAACCTCACGGATCTCGCGGAGACCGACCACGACCCGAACGACTTCGACGAGGCCAAAGACCGGATCATGGACCCCGACGGCGAGTACCAGGGGATCCTCTATCAGGACGAGAGCTCGACGCCGTACCACGAGGCCCACGGCGTCACCGAGGACATGACCGAGATCCCCGACGGCGCACCCGAGAACGCGACCGACCTCGTCCGGGAGTTCTACTGAACGCCGCGCCGCCTCGTTTTTCGCGGACTAAGTGTTCCGACCCCGCTCGAACGACGGAATCCGACGGACTGCGCTACGTACTCGCAGGATTCGCTGCGAAGTTAGCAACACTCATAACGCACACGGCGTTTCGTGTGTGCATGTCCGACCGTTTTGACGTGGTCGTCGCGGGTGCGGGACCCGCGGGCGCGCAGTGTGCCCGCGACCTCGCCCAGCGAGGCTACGACGCCGTCCTCCTGGAACTGGAGTCGGAGGACGAGTTCCCGCGTCAGAGCAACAAGTCGACCGCCGGCACGTTCCCGTCGATGATGGCCGCCTTCGGCGTCCCCGACGACGTGGTGATGAACTACACCGACGACGTGGTGCTGGAGTCGCCCAACGACCACTACGTCCAGAACCAGCCCGGCGCCGTGCTCGAGTTCGCGGAGTTCAAGCAGTGGCTGGTCGCCGACGCCCGCGAGAAGGGCGCCGAGGTGTGGTTCGACGCTCGCGTCTCCCGGCCGATCACGGAGGGTGACACGCCCGTCGGCGTTCGGTACAACGGCGACGAGGAGGTGTACGCCGACATCATCGTCGACGCCACCGGCCCTGCGGCGCCGCTGGCGAAGGATCTGGGCGTCAGTGAGCTCAAACGCGAGAAGCAGGCTATCGGCGTCGAGTACGAGATGGAGGGGATCGAGATCGACCACCCCGAGTACGCGGATCTGACGGACTCGATGATGCTCCGTCTGGACCACGACCTCGCGCCCGGCGGCTACTCGTGGATCTTCCACACCGGCGGCGACGAGGCGAAAGTCGGGATCTGTTACATCCAGAACGACAGCCACCAGCGTCACGGCAAGGAGGGGATGGGGATCGACGACTACCTCCAGTACTGGCTCGACACCGACCCCCGCTTCGAGAACGCCGAGCGTCTGGAGGGGAAGGTCCACCGCGGCTCGGCCCACATCCAGACGCCGGGCGACCTGAGCACTGACAGCTTCATGGCGATCGGCGACACCGTTCCCAGCGTCGACCCGCTCTGGGGCGAGGGGATCCACAAGGGGATGCAGTCCGGCCGCGCGGCGGCGACGGTCGCCGACCGATGTCTCACGCCCGAGGAGCCCGACACCTCCGCGTCGGCGATGGCGGTGTACAACAAGCTCTGGCACAGCGAGGTCGCGCCGCGGATGCGCGAGCGCCTGCTGATGACCGAACTGCTGTACCTCGCGCCCAACTCCCGCTACGACAAGCTGATGGCCGACCTGAACGACACCGAGGAGGAGACGCTGGCGAAAGTCAACGCCGGCAACCTCGGCGCGATGCGGAAGCTCCTGCACCTCGGCGACGTGCCGCTGCTCGCGAAGTTCGCGCGCGAGCGACTCTCCGAGTAGCACGACATCGACGACTTCCGCGGGCTCGTTCCTACACGGTGGGAGTTACCGACACCGACTCCTAAGAGGAAACCTCTTTCTCGGGTAGGGTCGAACCACGACTACCCCGGCACGAGTGACCGATCGATGAAGGAGTACGAGTACGTCTGTCAGGAATGCGGGCAGCAGATCGAGGTCAACGGACCGATGCGTGAGGCGATCCTGAACAACGGCTGCCCGGTCTGTTCGGCATCCGCCCGGTCCGACGACTTCTCCGAGGCGTAGTCAGGCGTCGCGCTCGACTTCGGTTCGGCGCCCGGTCACGTTCGTCGTCTCGAACTCGTAGAGCCGGATGTCCAGTTCCTCTTTGGACTCCCCCCAGATCTCGAACAGCGGGCGCTTCGCCTCCCCGTACTGCTCGATCTGATCGACGGAGAGCTCCGAAGGGTCGATCTCCGAGAGCGTGCCCGCAGCGACGACGCTGCGGTACACTTCCTCGGGGCCCGCCCCCTCGTCGCCGTAGACGACGAACCGCGCGCTGGTGCTGGCTTTCAGGAAGCGGCGCTTCTCGCTCTCGGGCGTCGAGACGAGTCGGAAGAAGAACGAGCGCTTCTCGGGATCGTAGCCGTACGAGACCGGCGCGGCGTAGGGGTCGTCGGCCTCGGCGAGCGAGAGCACTCCCGTCTCGTTCTCACCGAGGAACGCGTCCGTCTCCTCCCGCGTCATCTCGGTCTCTCGGGCGAGTGGCATGCGTACTCCGACCCAACGGAGCGTCGGGTTAAGCGGTTACGGTTGAGTCGATCGCCGGGACCACGAGCGCCTACCCGTCGTCGAACACGTCCGCGAACAGCTTCCGCTGGGCGGCGACGAGATGCTCGGTGAACGTCGACTGGGAGATGCCCAACTGTTCGGCGAGCTCGGTGGCGTTCGCCCCGCGCGGACGTTCGAAGTACCCCTCGCGGTAGGCGGTTCGGAGCACCTCCAGCTGTCGGTCGGTGAGCTTCCCGCGGTTGACGAACCGCTGGTCGTCCGGGCTCCCCGACAGCGGCGGCTGGAGGAGCTGCTGGACGTCCGCCGACGGGAACCGTTCGCGTAACGTCCCCATCACCGACTGCAGCTGGTCGAACGTCTCGGCGTGGAACACGACGGTGAGCTCCCCGCCGTCCGCGAGGTACCGGTGGATCGGGCAGTCGAACTCCCCCAGACAGGTACACGGGCAGTCGCCCGCGTGCTCGACCCGGTAGACGTCGGCGCTGCCGTAGGAGAACACCGGCTCGGCGTCGGTGACCGTCCTGGCGGCGTCGATCAGGAACTCCGTCATCGGCGCCCCGTCGGCGGAGACGCTGGTGGCGACGCTGTCGATCGCCACGTCGGCCGCCGCGGCGAGTCGGGCGACCGGACAGCCCGCCGGGCTCTCGAACGTCACCGTCGCCCGGATGCCGGTGCTCATCGTCCGGCCCCGAGTCGGACTCGAACCACCTTGAGTGCGGTGGTCCCATGGAGGCCCGCGGGATCGCACTTAAACCACCCACGATATCCGTGCTCCACGCTTGTGGGGGAGACGATCCCACTGTGAACCATGAGCTACGCCATCACTGGATCACAGTCCCGGCGTCCGAACGGGGACTCGGCGGAGGTTTTCAGCACCGAGCGCGAGATCACCGATCTCCTCGGCGCCCTCGACGACCCGGACTGCCGTGCCGTGCTCGAAGTCACCGGCGACCAGCCCCTGTCCGCCAAGGAGATCGTGGAACGGTGTGAGATCCCCTCCTCGACGGCGTACCGCAAGATCGACCGACTCGTCGAGGTCGGCCTCCTCCGTGAGGGGGTCCGGATCCGGAGCTCGGGCAAACACGCCAGCGAGTACCGTCGCGACGTCGAGACCGTCTCGCTGTCCATCGGCGACGACGGCACCGAGGTGCGCGTCGTGAACTGCGACGAGTCGTGAACGCCCGGGCGATTCTGTATCGCGAGAAACGATTCATTAGTCGTGTTCGCCGGGGTGGATCCGATTCGCTACCCGAACCCTTCATAATCGTTCCGGCGAAACAGGAAGCTATGTACGACGAGGAGGATCTCGCGGAGATCCGCGAGAGCCGCGAGGAGTGGGAAGAGGAGACGCTCGACCCGACCCTCGACGCCTACGGCGAACGCAAGGATCGGTTCGCGACGGTGTCGAACCTCGAGATCGACCGGCTGTACGATCCGACCGACGTGGCCGACCTCGACTACGAGGAGGATCTGGGCAACCCCGGCGAGTTCCCCTACACCCGCGGTCCGTACCCGACGATGTACCGCGGGCGGACGTGGACGATGCGACAGTTCGCCGGCTTCGGCTCCGCGGAGGACACCAACGAGCGCTTCCACTACCTGATCGAGGAGGGTCAGACCGGGCTCTCGACGGCGTTCGACATGCCGTCGTTGATGGGGATCGACTCCGACGACCCGATGGCTCTCGGGGAAGTGGGGAAAGAGGGCGTCGCCGTCGACACGCTCCGGGACATGGAGATCCTGTTCGACGGGATCGACATCGGCGAGGTGTCGACCTCGTTCACGATCAACCCCTCCGCGCCGGTGATCTACGCGATGTACCTCGCGCTGGCCGACCAGCAGGGCGTCCCCCGCGAGGAGGTGCGTGGGACCCTCCAGAACGACATGCTGAAGGAGTTCATCGCCCAGAAGGAATGGGTGATCCCCCCGGAGCCGTCGCTGGATATCGTCACGGACACGATCGAGTTCGCGACCCAGGAGACGCCGAAGTTCAACCCCGTCTCCATCTCCGGCTACCACATCCGGGAGGCCGGCTCGACGGCGGTCCAGGAGCTCGCCTTCACCCTCGCGGACGGGTTCGCGTACGTCGAGGACTGTCGCGAGCGTGGGATGGACACCGACGAGTTCGCCCCCCAGCTCAGCTTCTTCTTCAACTCCCACAACTCCATCTTCGAGGAGGTGGCGAAGTTCCGCGCCGCGCGGCGCATCTACGCCCGCGTGATGGACGAGTGGTACGACGCCGAGAACGAGGACTCGAAGAAACTCAAGTTCCACACCCAGACGGCGGGCCAGTCGCTGACCGCCCAGCAGCCGCTCAACAACATCGTCCGCGTGACGATCCAGGCGCTGGCGGGCGTGTTCGGCGGCAGCCAGAGCCTCCACACCAACTCCTACGACGAGGCGCTGGCGCTGCCCAGCGAGGAGGCGGTCCGGGTCGCGCTGCGCACTCAGCAGATCATCGCCGAGGAGTCCGGCGCCGCCGACAGCGTCGACCCGCTCGCGGGCTCGTTCATGGTCGAGAGCCTCACCGACGAGGTTGAGGAGGAGGCCATGGAGTACATCGAGTCGATCAAGGAGATGGGCGACGGCTCGGTGCGTGACGGCGTGCTGACGGGGATCGAGGAGGGCTTCTTCCACCGTGAGATCCAAGAAGCCTCCTACGAGTACCAGGAGCGCGTCGAGGACGAGGAGGAGGTCGTCGTCGGCGTCAACGAGTACGTCTCCGACGAGGACACCTCGCCGGAGGTGCTCAAAGTCGACGAGGAGGTCGCCGAACACCAGCGCGAACGCCTCGAGTCGGTCAAGGAGGAACGCGACGACGACGCCGTCGAGGCCGCGCTCGACGACCTGCGCGAGGCCGTGGAGAACGACGAGAACGTGATGCCGTACATCGTCACCGCGGTCAAGGCGTACGCGACGATGGGCGAGATCATGGACGTGTTCGAGGCCGAGCACGGCGGGTACCGCGAGAAGATCGGGCTGGCTTGATCGGTCGCGGTCTCTCGGTTTTCGGTCGCGTTGTAGGTGGGTTTATGTCCGCTCCGACCCACAGTATCCCTGACTATGTCGGACGATGATTCCGAACTGGAAGCGCGACTCGAGGCCCAGGACAGCTTCGAGCCGCCGGAGTCGTTCGTCGAGCAGGCGAACGTCTCGGACCCGGAGATCTACGATGAGTTCGAGGAGAACTGGCCGGAGTGTTGGCAGGCGGCGGCCGACATGCTCGACTGGGAGAGCGAGTACGACACCGTACTCGACGACTCGAACCCACCGTTCTACGAGTGGTTCACGGGCGGGGAGCTCAACGCTTCCGCGAACTGTCTCGACCGGCATCTCGACGAGCGTGGGGACGAGGTCGCGATCGAGTGGGTGGGTGAACCCACCGATGAAGCCAACCGCACGTACACGTACGAGGACCTCCACCGCGAGGTGAACGAGGCCGCCGCGGCGCTGCGGGAGATGGGAGTCGGCGAGGGCGACGTGGTGACGATGTACATGCCGATGATCCCGGAGCTGCCGATCGCGATGCTGGCCTGTGCCCGTATCGGTGCGCCGCACTCGGTCGTGTTCGCGGGGTTCTCCGCGGACGCGCTCGCCACCCGGATGAACGCCGCCGACTCCGAGTATCTGATCACCTGCGACGGCTACTACCGCCGTGGTGATCCCCTCGACCACCTCGAGAAGGCCAACGAGGGGCTCGACGGCGTCGACCACGACACCGAGACCGTCGTCGTCGAACGCCTCCCCGAGGCCGACGCGTTCGGCCACGATCTCCGCGACGATCAGCGCCGTTGGGTCGACGCTGTCCACGCCCACGCGGGCGCGGAGGTCGAGCCGGTCGCCCGCGATGCGGAGGACATGCTGTTCCTGATGTACACCTCCGGTACCACGGGCGAGCCGAAGGGGGTGAAACACACGACGGGCGGCTATCTCGCCTGGTCCGCGTGGACCTCCCAGGCCGTGTTGGACGTCAAGCCCGAGGACACGTACTTCTGCTCGGCCGACATCGGCTGGATCACCGGCCACTCCTACATCGTCTACGGCCCGCTCGCGCTCGGCACGACGACGATGATGTACGAGGGGACGCCGGACCACCCCGAGCGTGATCGGCTCTGGGAGATCATCGAGGAGTACGAGGCGACCCAACTGTACACCGCGCCCACCGCCATTCGCGCGTTCATGAAGTGGGGCGAGGAGTTCCCCAACAGTCACGACCTCTCCAGTCTGCGTCTCCTAGGGACCGTGGGCGAACCGATCAACCCCCGGGCCTGGAAGTGGTACTACAAGCACATCGGGAACGAGTCCTGCCCGATCGTCGACACCTGGTGGCAGACCGAGACGGGCGGGATGATGGTCACGACGCTGCCGGGGATCAAGGACATGAAGCCCGGCTCCGCGGGCCCGGCGCTGCCGGGCGTCGACGCCGAAATCCTCGACACCAACGGCGAGGAGATCGAGGCCGGCCGCGCGGGCTACCTGACGATCCAGAAGCCGTGGCCGGGGATGCTGCGCACGCTGTACCAGAACGACGAGCGGTTCATCGACGAGTACTGGCGGGAGTACTCCGACACGGATTCGGACGACCCGGAGGACTGGGTGTACTTCCCCGAAGACGGCGCGAAGATCGACGAGGACGGCTACATCACCGTGCTCGGCCGGGTGGACGACGTGCTCAACGTCTCGGGCCACCGCCTCGGAACGATGGAGATCGAGAGCGCGATCGTCAGCGTCGAGGGCGTCGCCGAAGCTGCTGTGGTCGGCGGCGACCACGAGGTGAAAGGCGAAGCCGTCTACGCCTACGTCATCACCGAGGACGGCCACGAGGGCGACGACGAACTCCGGGACGCCATCGTCCAGAGCGTCGAGGATGCCATCGGCCCGATCGCTCGCCCCGAACAGGTGATCTTCACGCCCGAACTCCCCAAAACCCGCTCGGGCAAGATCATGCGCCGCCTGCTCGAAGACATCGCCAACGGCGACGAACTCGGGGATACCTCCACCCTGCGCAACCCTGACGTGGTGGCGTCGATCCAGGAACAGGCCGGAGAATAAATCGGATAGAACGATACGAAAGCTGGCGAGTCAGTCGTTCGGGGAGCCGCCCCGGGTATTTTTGGCGGCGCAGTGTCACGGGCTACCCTGACGTGGACGACCCGACCCAGCCGTCGGTCGAGCAGTTGACCCAGTCGGTCGAGACGGGCGCGTACGACGACGCGACCGCGTCCCTTCGGCGGTTCGAGACGGCGTCCGCCGACACACGGAAGGCGGCGGTCCGGGCGGTCCGACGCCTCGCGAACGAGCGTCCGGTCGCGGTGGGGCAGCTGCTCCCCGCGCTCGCGCCGTTTCTGACGGACGACGACCGTTCGGTCCGGCTGACGACGTCGAAACTGTTCGTCGCCGTCGCCCGCGAGTCACCGTCGGCAGTCGTCCCCCACATCGACGATCTCGCCGCCCGATTGGCCGACGAGGCGGAGTTCTACTACGTCCGGGCGCGCGCCGCCGAGGCGCTGGGCTACGTCGCGCTCGACTACCCCGAGGAGGTGGCGTCGCCGGCGTTGCTAGCCGACCTGCGGGTCGGGCTCTCGTTCGACGAGCCCGAGGTCAGGGAGAAGCTCGCGAAGGCGCTGGCCTCGCTCGCGATCGGCGACCCCGACCGCCTCAGCCACCAGACCTCGAATCTCGGGGAGCGTCTCGACGACGACAACGATCTCGTTCGGTACCACCTCTGTACCGCACTCACCGTGATCGGTACTGCGTTCCCGTCGGCGCTCGCGTCCGTGACGGGGCCGCTGGCGGAGCGCCTGACCGACGACTGCCCGTACGTCCGCGGGCGGGCCGCCGAGGCGCTCGGGGTGGTCGTCCGGACGGAGCCGGTGGCGGCGACGTTCGCGGACAGCCTGTCCGAGGGTGCCAACGAGTTCGAGGCCGAACGGGTCCAGTTCGTGCGTGCGGCGCTCGCGGGGGACGATCCGGCACCCGACCGCGTAGCCAGCGCCGACGCGATCCGTGAGACGACCGACGAGATCGCGACGGCGGTCGCGACGCCCGATTCGGCGCACGACTGCCCCCGCTGCGGGCTCTCGCTCCCGGACGGGGGGCCGCCGACGTGCCCCGGATGTGGCGTTCCCCGGTAGCTTCGACGCCGGTCCGCCACGAACCCAACGATCGAAACGGCTTTATTCGTTTAGGCGGGCCTAATCTACATGGACGACGAGACAGGGGGGACGCCGTCCGACCACGACGTCGCGATCGTCGGCGGCGGCCCCGCCGGCTGTTCGGCGGGCGTGTTCACCGCCCGCGCCGGGCTCGATACGGTGATATTCGACCGCGGCCGCTCGTCGATCCAACGGTGTGCCCACCTGGAGAACTACCTCGGCTTCCCGGGCGGCGTCGACATCGGGACGTTCTACGACCTGCTGCACGACCACGTCGCGGACGCGGGCGGAGAGGTCGTCCCGGATCTCGTCGAGTCGGTCGAACACGGCGACGAGGCCCGTTTCCGCGTCGAGCGCCAGTCCGGCGAGACCGTGACGGCCCGCCGGGTGATCGCCGCCACGCGCTACGACGCCGGCGAGTACCTGCGCGGCCTCGATGACGCGATGTTCGTGACCACGGAGTACGACGGGGAGACGCGGGAGCAGTTCGACGACGAGTACGCCGACGCGGACGGCTCGACGCCGGTCGAGGGGCTATTCGTCGCCTCCCCGTCCGGCCCGACCAGCCAGCAGGCGATCATGGCCGCGGGCCGCGGTGCCCGGGTCGGCGTCGCCGTGGTCGAGGCGGCTCGGCGCGAACGGGAGTACCCCGAGCCCCTCGCCGACTACTACGACTGGGTGCGCGCCGAGAGCGAGCGCACCGGTGAGTGGAGCGAGCGCGACCGCTGGCGGGAGTTCTACGACGGGCGCTTCCCCGACGACCACGACCTCTCCCCGGATCGGGTCGAGGAGATCCGCGAGCGGGAGATCGACCGACGGCTCGACCAGTACGTGGGCGACGAGACGATCGAGCGCCGTTCGAACGCGGGGCAACGCCGGCTGCTCGACCACGTCGACGACGACCTCGTGCTCGAAGCCGCCCGCGAGATCGAGGCCGAACGCGGGACGACGGAACCGGACGACTGACACACGCGATCCAACCATGAACGACGATCACGATCTGACGCGGCGCGAGTATCTCACCTACGGAAGCGCGATCGGCGCGAGC
It encodes the following:
- a CDS encoding HEAT repeat domain-containing protein: MDDPTQPSVEQLTQSVETGAYDDATASLRRFETASADTRKAAVRAVRRLANERPVAVGQLLPALAPFLTDDDRSVRLTTSKLFVAVARESPSAVVPHIDDLAARLADEAEFYYVRARAAEALGYVALDYPEEVASPALLADLRVGLSFDEPEVREKLAKALASLAIGDPDRLSHQTSNLGERLDDDNDLVRYHLCTALTVIGTAFPSALASVTGPLAERLTDDCPYVRGRAAEALGVVVRTEPVAATFADSLSEGANEFEAERVQFVRAALAGDDPAPDRVASADAIRETTDEIATAVATPDSAHDCPRCGLSLPDGGPPTCPGCGVPR
- the acs gene encoding acetate--CoA ligase is translated as MSDDDSELEARLEAQDSFEPPESFVEQANVSDPEIYDEFEENWPECWQAAADMLDWESEYDTVLDDSNPPFYEWFTGGELNASANCLDRHLDERGDEVAIEWVGEPTDEANRTYTYEDLHREVNEAAAALREMGVGEGDVVTMYMPMIPELPIAMLACARIGAPHSVVFAGFSADALATRMNAADSEYLITCDGYYRRGDPLDHLEKANEGLDGVDHDTETVVVERLPEADAFGHDLRDDQRRWVDAVHAHAGAEVEPVARDAEDMLFLMYTSGTTGEPKGVKHTTGGYLAWSAWTSQAVLDVKPEDTYFCSADIGWITGHSYIVYGPLALGTTTMMYEGTPDHPERDRLWEIIEEYEATQLYTAPTAIRAFMKWGEEFPNSHDLSSLRLLGTVGEPINPRAWKWYYKHIGNESCPIVDTWWQTETGGMMVTTLPGIKDMKPGSAGPALPGVDAEILDTNGEEIEAGRAGYLTIQKPWPGMLRTLYQNDERFIDEYWREYSDTDSDDPEDWVYFPEDGAKIDEDGYITVLGRVDDVLNVSGHRLGTMEIESAIVSVEGVAEAAVVGGDHEVKGEAVYAYVITEDGHEGDDELRDAIVQSVEDAIGPIARPEQVIFTPELPKTRSGKIMRRLLEDIANGDELGDTSTLRNPDVVASIQEQAGE
- a CDS encoding pyridoxamine 5'-phosphate oxidase family protein, translated to MPLARETEMTREETDAFLGENETGVLSLAEADDPYAAPVSYGYDPEKRSFFFRLVSTPESEKRRFLKASTSARFVVYGDEGAGPEEVYRSVVAAGTLSEIDPSELSVDQIEQYGEAKRPLFEIWGESKEELDIRLYEFETTNVTGRRTEVERDA
- a CDS encoding methylmalonyl-CoA mutase produces the protein MYDEEDLAEIRESREEWEEETLDPTLDAYGERKDRFATVSNLEIDRLYDPTDVADLDYEEDLGNPGEFPYTRGPYPTMYRGRTWTMRQFAGFGSAEDTNERFHYLIEEGQTGLSTAFDMPSLMGIDSDDPMALGEVGKEGVAVDTLRDMEILFDGIDIGEVSTSFTINPSAPVIYAMYLALADQQGVPREEVRGTLQNDMLKEFIAQKEWVIPPEPSLDIVTDTIEFATQETPKFNPVSISGYHIREAGSTAVQELAFTLADGFAYVEDCRERGMDTDEFAPQLSFFFNSHNSIFEEVAKFRAARRIYARVMDEWYDAENEDSKKLKFHTQTAGQSLTAQQPLNNIVRVTIQALAGVFGGSQSLHTNSYDEALALPSEEAVRVALRTQQIIAEESGAADSVDPLAGSFMVESLTDEVEEEAMEYIESIKEMGDGSVRDGVLTGIEEGFFHREIQEASYEYQERVEDEEEVVVGVNEYVSDEDTSPEVLKVDEEVAEHQRERLESVKEERDDDAVEAALDDLREAVENDENVMPYIVTAVKAYATMGEIMDVFEAEHGGYREKIGLA
- a CDS encoding FmdB family zinc ribbon protein: MKEYEYVCQECGQQIEVNGPMREAILNNGCPVCSASARSDDFSEA
- a CDS encoding 2-oxoacid:acceptor oxidoreductase subunit alpha, translating into MPADFNWAIGGEAGDGIDSTGKIFARALSRAGRHVFTSKDFASRIRGGYTAYKVRTAIDQVESTVDRLDVLIALTQRTVDENIDELHEGSVIIYDGERTSMQDLEIPEGMIGMDIPLKSLAEDAGGAIMRNIVALGAACEVTEFPIEHLGSSLEKRFSDKGQSIVENNKTAADLGAEYVQDNYETESAEFEYELETTDEDYVLINGDEAIGMGAIAAGCRFYSGYPITPATDVMEYLTGRLERYGGHVVQAEDELSAINMALGAARAGARSMTATSGPGIDLMAETFGLVAQSETPLVICDVMRSGPSTGMPTKQEQGDLNMTLFGGHGEIPRFVVAPTTISECFWKTVEAFNLAEKYQTPVYLVSDLEMAVTEQTFPPEAFDMDDVEIDRGKIVDEDEVEEWLDDEGRFRAHADTEDGVSPRALPGTTDGAHMSTGLEHNELGRRTEDTDIRVEQVQKRQRKAETAEAEEDWSPREFGNADSDNLVVSWGSNEGTIVEAMDHLDEDDPDFQFLSVPYLFPRPDLTEAVEDAEQVVVVECNATGQFADVLEHDTLERVDRVNKYNGVGFKADELAAEITEVLQ
- a CDS encoding digeranylgeranylglycerophospholipid reductase gives rise to the protein MSDRFDVVVAGAGPAGAQCARDLAQRGYDAVLLELESEDEFPRQSNKSTAGTFPSMMAAFGVPDDVVMNYTDDVVLESPNDHYVQNQPGAVLEFAEFKQWLVADAREKGAEVWFDARVSRPITEGDTPVGVRYNGDEEVYADIIVDATGPAAPLAKDLGVSELKREKQAIGVEYEMEGIEIDHPEYADLTDSMMLRLDHDLAPGGYSWIFHTGGDEAKVGICYIQNDSHQRHGKEGMGIDDYLQYWLDTDPRFENAERLEGKVHRGSAHIQTPGDLSTDSFMAIGDTVPSVDPLWGEGIHKGMQSGRAAATVADRCLTPEEPDTSASAMAVYNKLWHSEVAPRMRERLLMTELLYLAPNSRYDKLMADLNDTEEETLAKVNAGNLGAMRKLLHLGDVPLLAKFARERLSE
- a CDS encoding 2-oxoacid:ferredoxin oxidoreductase subunit beta gives rise to the protein MSSDVQFIDFKSDKQPTWCPGCGDFGTMNGMMKALANTGNDPDNTFVVAGIGCSGKIGTYMHSYALHGVHGRALPVGTGVKMANPDLEVMVAGGDGDGYSIGAGHFVHAVRRNVDMSYIVMDNRIYGLTKGQASPTSREDFETATTPEGPKQPPVNPLALALSAGGTFIAQSFASDSQRHTELVQEAIEHDGFGFVNVFSPCVTFNDTDTYDYFRDNLTDLAETDHDPNDFDEAKDRIMDPDGEYQGILYQDESSTPYHEAHGVTEDMTEIPDGAPENATDLVREFY
- a CDS encoding helix-turn-helix domain-containing protein: MSTGIRATVTFESPAGCPVARLAAAADVAIDSVATSVSADGAPMTEFLIDAARTVTDAEPVFSYGSADVYRVEHAGDCPCTCLGEFDCPIHRYLADGGELTVVFHAETFDQLQSVMGTLRERFPSADVQQLLQPPLSGSPDDQRFVNRGKLTDRQLEVLRTAYREGYFERPRGANATELAEQLGISQSTFTEHLVAAQRKLFADVFDDG
- a CDS encoding helix-turn-helix domain-containing protein, producing MSYAITGSQSRRPNGDSAEVFSTEREITDLLGALDDPDCRAVLEVTGDQPLSAKEIVERCEIPSSTAYRKIDRLVEVGLLREGVRIRSSGKHASEYRRDVETVSLSIGDDGTEVRVVNCDES